The genomic interval TCTTTGTTCTCCCTACCCTTCAGGAGGCTCTCGGAACATCATTTATCGAGGCAATGGCAATGGGAAAACCTGTTGTAGGAACAGATGTAGGAGGAGTAGGTGAAGTTATAAAGGATGGCATAAACGGATACCTTGTAGAACCGAATAATCCATTAGTATTAGCAGATGCGGTCATTAAAATACTTGAAGACAGAGAAAAGGCAATAGCAATGGGCATAGAAGGGAGAGAAATTGTTGAGCAAAATTATACTGTAGAAAAGATGTGCGAGAAGATGTATGCCCTTTATTCATCCTTGTTAGCAGCTAAAACAGGAATTGTATAAATATATGCAAAACAGAAAACCTTTCGGATTGTTGGGGTTTCCAAAAGAGGGACACAAGTCCCCCTTTTGCCCCAGACCTATACCTGTTTTGATGTATCACCACATCAATCCACATAAAGGAGATATGGTCACCGTAACCCCTGAGGTCTTTGAAGGACAAATGGAGTTTTTGCATAAATCAAGATACAGGACATTAAAGATAGACGATTTGCTGGATATTATAAATGGAAAACTAATTATTAAAGAAAAATCAGTAGTTGTTACATTTGACGACGGCTGGCTCGATAATTATGTCTATGCCTATCCTGTGCTTAAGAGGTATAAGATCAATGCCGCAATCTTCTTAATAACAGACAGGGTTGAAATGGCATCTAATATAGTCAGGAGTCAAGAGTCAAAAATCAAAGGTCAGGAGATAACAATTCCAGCCCATAGCGAAAGCAAAAATCTTATAGCAAATGGCCAGTCACATAAGGTCAGCATTAACTGGGATATGGCAAAAGAGATGCAGGACAGTGGTCTTGTAGAGTTTTATTCCCATACAAAGAGTCATGCAAAATGCGACCGCTTATCTGAAAAAGAACTGTGGGAAGAACTTCACGAATCCAAAAAAATCATTGAAGAAAAACTTAGTAAACCATGCCCATACCTTTGCTGGCCTTATGGCAAATACAATGAAACTGCAATGCAAATTGCAAAAGATATTGGCTATAAAGCTATATTTACAACAAGGCACGGTGTTGTAGAAAAAAATCCCAATCCATTTTCGATTAAAAGAATAGTAGTTAAAGATAATATTGCATGGTTTAAGAAAAGGATGGTAATATATACAAATCCAATTATTTCAGAACTTTATTTAAAAATAAAGAAGAAATAATTGAATACCTAAAAATCAATAGTTGAATAATACATGGCTTATCCCCAGAAAAAAGAGGCAGGAAAAAAATACACATGGCAGGATTACCTCACATGGCCTGACGAAAAAAGATGGGAGGTAATTGATGGAGAGGCATATCCATGGCATGGAGAAACAGCAAATATGAGTCCATCGCCATCATTGCAGCACCAGATTGCAACTGGAAACTTTTATGGAATCTTAAGGACTAAACTATTGAAACATCGGTGCAGAGTTTTTGTTGCTCCGTTAGATGTCTATTTTGATGATTACAATTTTGTTCAACCAGATGTTTTTATAGTCTGTGATAGAAATAAAATAAGAGATAAGATTTATGGGGCGCCAGATCTGACTATCGAGGTAATTTCCCCATATACAGCTTTAAAAGACAAAAGAACCAAGAAGATGCTCTATGAACGTTTTGGTGTAAGGGAATATATTCTGGTTTATCCCGAAGAGTTATTTGTTGAGAGGTACTGTCTTATAGACAATAGATACGGTGACTCAGAGGTATTTGGTCCACAGGAGATATTGCCCCTCTGCTCATTAGAAGGCATTGAGGTGGCATTGTGGGAGGTATTTGAAGTAGAGCAACCTCAATCAGAACAAGCATCTAATAAATAATGAGACTTCATCCTGCTGATACAATCCTATACCTCACAATGAGAATTTTAAAGTTCTTTGATAAAAGACAAACAGATATAAAATATTTTAATCCTGATGAGGTTAAAAACATTCTGGTAGTCTCATCAACTGCAAAATGAATAGATTTTTTCACAGATTGTTAGATTTCACTATAAGAAAATACATAAAGAGACATCCAGACCAGATAAAAAAAATTGAAAAGTTAAATTTCGAGCCAAAAAGATTTCTGGTTATCTCTTCAACGGCAATGGGAGACACTATTCTTTCAACCCCTGCTATAAAAAGTCTTAGAAAATCCTTTCCAAAAACCAAAATAACAGTTCTTATGAATAAGAATATAGCTCCTTTATTTAAAAACTTCCGGTATATTAATAACATAATCCTCTATCATGGGGGGTATAAAAAGTTTTTTAAGACTGTAGCTGAAATTAGGAAGGAGCGTCCAGATGTCGTTCTAATTTTTCATGGAAATGGGCCCCAAGATATTGCATTTGCAGTTTTTAGCGGTGCAAGTGTTATATTAAAGCACCCCACAAAAAGCCTATACAGAAAGTATCTGTCTTTTGATTTTAAACAAAAATATCAGCACACTATAGAAGATAGGCTCGACTTGATAAGAAAAATAGGGGGAACAATCATTGATAAAACCATGGAAATACCTCCTTTAAACGACAAAATAAAAGAGGATAAAGTTAAAAACTATTTAAATAATGACGGAAATAATCTTATTGGATTCCAAATCGGGGCATCCCATTTTTATAATATGTGGCCTATTGAGAACTTTATAGAATTGGCAAAAAGAATATTATCCTTAGATTCTGATACTCGAATAGTAGTTACAGGGATAAAAAAAGAATATGCACTGGGAGAAAAAATTGTAAAATCCTGCGGCAAAAAAGTGATAAACTGCTGCGGAAAATTTAGAATTGATGAATTGCCCTATCTAATAAAAAGATTCAAACTTCTAATTACAGGTGATACGGGTCCGATGCATCTTGCTATCGCGATAAATGTTCCAACAATTTCTCTCTTCTCTGCAGCTGACAGCAAAATTACAGGTGCATATCAGGATCATCAAATACATAGAATTATTCAGAAAAATGGCAGATTTATAGCTGGTTTGCCAAAGAAAAAAAGAGATGACAGCGCTATGAGGCTTATAACTGTTGAAGAGGTCTTTAGTCAGTATGAAGATTTTATGCATAACAGACCAATTTGAAAATTCAAATCACTCTTCCATAGAAGGCATCTTCGGCACATATCTTAAGGAGTGGTGCAAAGAAGTGTATATAGTTTATTTTATAAAAACTTCCACCAATGTTAGCATAAAAGAAAATAAAATTTATATCCCATATTCATATAAGAGGAAGAATATAACAAGAGAATTGGATAAAATCATTGGCCTGAATCAAATAGACAGTATTATTGTAAGAAATTTTTTTCCAGTACTAAAAAATGTCTTGAAAAATAAAATCCGCTACAATTATCGTGTTGGTTTCTGGCATTCATTCCCTCACACCTTCAGACGATTATTTGAAGCAAAAGAAGAAAATAGGGCTGTCTTCAGAAAAACTATAGAATATAAGCTAAAAACCTATTTTGAAAAAAACCTTGTTAAGAAATGCGACTTCCTTATTGTCATGTCCAGAGAGTTTAAAAATACATTTTACCCAGATATAGACATCAATTATTTGTCCCTTCCAATGGGTGTTTGTTTTAATAACCTGCCATCATATAAGCCGAATAGCGACCACTTAAA from Dissulfurispira thermophila carries:
- a CDS encoding polysaccharide deacetylase family protein, with product MQNRKPFGLLGFPKEGHKSPFCPRPIPVLMYHHINPHKGDMVTVTPEVFEGQMEFLHKSRYRTLKIDDLLDIINGKLIIKEKSVVVTFDDGWLDNYVYAYPVLKRYKINAAIFLITDRVEMASNIVRSQESKIKGQEITIPAHSESKNLIANGQSHKVSINWDMAKEMQDSGLVEFYSHTKSHAKCDRLSEKELWEELHESKKIIEEKLSKPCPYLCWPYGKYNETAMQIAKDIGYKAIFTTRHGVVEKNPNPFSIKRIVVKDNIAWFKKRMVIYTNPIISELYLKIKKK
- a CDS encoding Uma2 family endonuclease, encoding MAYPQKKEAGKKYTWQDYLTWPDEKRWEVIDGEAYPWHGETANMSPSPSLQHQIATGNFYGILRTKLLKHRCRVFVAPLDVYFDDYNFVQPDVFIVCDRNKIRDKIYGAPDLTIEVISPYTALKDKRTKKMLYERFGVREYILVYPEELFVERYCLIDNRYGDSEVFGPQEILPLCSLEGIEVALWEVFEVEQPQSEQASNK
- a CDS encoding glycosyltransferase family 9 protein produces the protein MNRFFHRLLDFTIRKYIKRHPDQIKKIEKLNFEPKRFLVISSTAMGDTILSTPAIKSLRKSFPKTKITVLMNKNIAPLFKNFRYINNIILYHGGYKKFFKTVAEIRKERPDVVLIFHGNGPQDIAFAVFSGASVILKHPTKSLYRKYLSFDFKQKYQHTIEDRLDLIRKIGGTIIDKTMEIPPLNDKIKEDKVKNYLNNDGNNLIGFQIGASHFYNMWPIENFIELAKRILSLDSDTRIVVTGIKKEYALGEKIVKSCGKKVINCCGKFRIDELPYLIKRFKLLITGDTGPMHLAIAINVPTISLFSAADSKITGAYQDHQIHRIIQKNGRFIAGLPKKKRDDSAMRLITVEEVFSQYEDFMHNRPI